Within the Phalacrocorax aristotelis chromosome 13, bGulAri2.1, whole genome shotgun sequence genome, the region TATACACAGGATAAATGTTTCTTTGGACAGCACTTCTGAGTCTGTCATtacaatatttctaaaatagtGATCTAGAAATCCCACTTTAAAACACATCATTTAGCCACAAACATTATGCAAAAAAACTTTATATAGCATATTCATTACATGTCCATAAATTACAACAATGAAACTCTTGCACAAGCCAGAGGTGAAGGTAGTTGCTGTGGAGGCTGCTGGTGCAGTTTGATGCAATAGCTTTCTTGTAGTGTGCTTTCTAATGCTGCATGCCAAGGGTTTTCTTTACAGCTGGATCAGATAGATTTAATAGGTATGGAAATTTTCTATTAGCTCTAAAAGACCATACATTTTTAAGAGACTTTGAAACATTTGAAATTTTCCTTTGTCAAGTTTTTGGGTGGAATGGCACAGAACCAAAAATTCTGATTCaacattgaaaaaaaacactttcttgTCATCCAAACTACTGCTAACAAAGATATCAAGGGAGTCTGAAAGTGAAGATGGAAAAAGATGTGAAGCTAAAGCAGCTGGAACCAGGCATATGCTTTTTGTTAGTATAATTATCTAAAGACCACATTCATGCAAGCACCTGCGTGCCAGCAGTCGCACAGCCTTTCACAAAGCCtggccagcagcactgctgggaacACGGTGACTCGTGTAGCTCTGTAAgcattgcatttctttttctcctgctttttctaAAGATTCAGAATCCAGCTGTATCTTTGAGTGATTCCACCAGAAAGAAGTTCCAAAACTTTGAATGGTTCCATATTGCGGCAATGTTGATGGTATTTCCTCTACCTCCCTCTGCCCTCTTCTTTTCCCCGTTTTCTCCCAAACTGGAGTTATATTAGTGTATTTCTTTGAATTCAGACTACTCAAATTCTTTGCACCTGCCATTCATCCAAATCCCTCTCTGGTTTGTCTTGGAGCACAAATGCTGAACAGAGCAAGAAAGATTTCAAGACAGTTTTTTCTTTGatctttcttgtttcttgtaATGCCAAACCTAATGAAACTTGTCATATTAGTGAAgttatcaacatttttcttgCTAATAATTTCACTCAGAAGTTTCCTGAGTAACATGTTGATTCTTCTGCTAAGGGAGACTAAGAAATTTAGCATAATTGCTACTGAAAATCATTAAAAGTTAATAAGCTTGAACTATAATACTAGTGCATGTACTAAGATcttcatgtttcattttcattaagaTAGAATAATTTCACAgtataaagagaaaaatctgataCAAGAACAATCTACAGCTATATCGTTCTTTTCAGCTGTATCATTCTAaacaaaatggtattttttgtACTGTATCTTAGTCAACAAAATACACGATTTGTGGCGCCTTGCAATCCACCGTTGAGTTGATGAGGCAATTCATTCTTCCACTCTACGCCCGTGCTTGCTGAGCTCTAAATACCAAGCGCCCCAAGTTAAGGAGGCTGTTACTTCACCTTATCCTGTCATTGCGTGGTAAGTGGAGATAAAAACTGAGGTTTACAAAAGTCTACCATAAGGCGTTGCAAAGGAACAGACCGGTTCACTCTATGTCTGAGCTGCAAAGTCCAACCACAGCCCAACAGATCAGCAGTAATGCTATTGTTATAAAACCCCAGCGCTAGGTAAATGAGAAGCAAAGCAGGAGAATAAATATACCTAATTGCTTAAACTAATATTCCTAgattttttccttgcagttttgACACCAATTACTGGTGTAATTGGTGTAGTGTTGGAACAGTTTTAGAATGGGTAAAATACCTTTCCTGGTTCATCCTCAATTCTGaaagagttttgttttctgtacagATAATAAATTTATGAACATAATTTGAGGCTAAAGGTGAAGCTCTGTATGGATGACCTCAAGTCTCGTCATGTTCATAAGACATCTGAAAACACAGGAATTGCATGGGACTTAGCACTTGTTTTGTCTCTGTTAGCTGTTTCGGCATCTTTTTGCacatatacatttattttcctcgTGTAGTGTACTAGATTTCTTTGTAAGTATGATCTATATAAGCTTACCTGTACATGATTAGAGTAAAAGCAATTCCAAATATCCCATGTAGGTAAATCCATAAAACTGGGAGAAGTTTAAGTATGGACTTTGATTATGTTGTAGAAGTGGAATGTTCTCGGTGTTTATCAATTTAATCAAGCAAGTGAATACACTTAGTCAAATTAAAATATCCAATGATTTATTCACATAGAAACCAGTAAATTTTAGGGTTTGTAGCACAAaactttttgttaaaaaaagaaaacaagctatGCCATATAGCTTCTTTACTCTCAATAAAATAGCATCATCGCAGTTGAACTTAAGattacaataaaaatgaaagattccAGATAACATCAGTTGGAGCACAATGTGATGAATATGATGGGAAAGTCCTTGTCGGAAATGTTACCACAAGGAAATACCAATAGCTAACACCCATATTCTCCAACTAGGAATCAAGAATGTTTGAGTAGATCTTGGCATAAAAGgcacaaaacacaaagcaaagcatGCTTGTGTCATTTGTCACAAAGAAGCATTGACATTTGTGCAACATGGAAAAAAGATCAGCATTTTTCCAAACTCTTCCAATGTCACGGATGCTTAGGGAACAGATCATCCCCTTAACGCCAGTGAatcactcccagtacatatgGCAGTGACTACAAGACATGAGGAGTATAGAGAAGAGAACACATCCATACCCTTCCAGGAAATCTTAGCTCATATATTGAGGAAGCTGCTGCTATTGTATTGTTAGTAGTAAATAAATACACTGCAGCCTTTTAATAATACAACCACTGGCAGCTAGCACTTGTGGGAATTACATAAGACTGGTAAGAACATTACCAATGTTGGAAACCCGGCATAAACACAGGTCTACCGCTTGCATTTAAATGTGTGATGCCAGCTCCCTCTCTGCTTCaaataagcttttttaaaaaagtttttgtcCTTGAAATAAAGGACTCTCTTCAGAAGAGAATGCTGCCTATTGCACAGACGAATGGCTTATCTGATTTTAAGGTGCTTCAGAAATACGGGTCAAACATCCATGGTATTTCCTTCTGTAATGGGCCGTCATACAAGCATCTTGTTAGCAGCCTATCTGCTATATTTCTATAACAAGCCTATCTTCATCATCACTGCTAGTGTCATCATACTCAACTCTGGTTTGCTTCCGCATCATCTCTAAACCTCTCTTTTTATATGTCTTGGAAGGTGTTGCAGAGTAAGTCTTGAACTCGGGGGACCTGAGAGCCATTGGGGTCTTTTTAAAAGCGGTCGTAGTAGCTCTTTGGTGTGGCCTCCCATAGCTATTTGACTGCAGGTGGGTTCCGTTCTTGTCTGCACTTCCATGAAGGTCAAGGGTTTTATGAGAAAAGTTTGCCCGCTCTGCGTATTCTGTACTGGGTAATTTAGCCCTTGTGTCTGACTCAGGAAGAGGCTCCGCTTTTGATCCGAATAAACGTGAACATCCAGGCTGGGAACTGGGGGTTGAGTTTTCTGATGGAGAAGATTCTGCGTTTTCTTCAGTTGGAGGTTTCTCCCTTCCTGAGGCCTGGATCACCAGGTCTAACGTACCAAATCTTTGACCCTCTGACTCTGCATTTAGTGTGTTTTCCTGGCTTGCTTCTAGATGTAAGGAAAGAGGAGCGGTAGTCTCTGAGTTTGTGCTGTCAAGTTGGTCACCTCTGCCTGTCTTTGTAAAATCAGAAGGGCAAGACCAACAAGATGCCATTGAGTCACTCTGAACGGTTGGCTGCGGCTCCCCTGGGGCTGATCGCTGAAGCACAAGCGGTTGTGTCACTAAACAGCCGATTTCCACATCACTGCTGGCTTGCTGCGTGGCTGTATTAACTGTGGATGAAAAGGAATGAGCTGTCACAGATATTCCCAGAGGAGCTGTAatgttctgaaaagaaaagttGGTTCTTGTGTGGTCCCTGATTTGCCCAGAAATGTCCTGTAGAaattagaggggaaaaagaaattcacATTACAAATTTTCAATCCAGAGCAATTCCATCCTTTACAAAAGTGCAGCGATAACTAAGTTGACTGGATCAGTAGAAAACATTTACCTCTGCTATAAGTCATATCAACTGAGTAATTAAGCATGTCAACCTTTATTTATACAACTGTGATTATATTTGCACTCgggttttttttcatcactGCAGACCAAGTTACTCATCCTTTTTTTGATGagaaaacattgtttttccTCCCAGTGTGTGTGGGAGGTGTCAGaaaggatgtatttttttcctcaggtgtCTTTCTTCTTGGTTAGGTGAGAGATCATGCTAATAATTTATGGATGACAGGGATGAGGGGTTTCAAGCTGCATTCTTAGGTACTGTCTACGATGATGATCCTTTCATTAAGACATTTTAATATACATATTGCAACGATGTCTGTGCAATGTAGGGGGAATGGTTTGCCATGAGTCTGTAAGAAATATTACAACGTCCGAGGTGGTGAGATATGTGTAGGAAATAAAATGACTctgtaaaaaacattttaaggatTAGGTTCCTAAATATGACACTGCTTATGCTACGTGAAGAACCAGTGCTCATGCTACATAACAGCAGTCTGGCTCAGCAGCTTTTGTCTTCAGGTGCAGCCAGCAGAACTCTAGGGAAAGGTATAAGGACGAGGGTGAGGGTAGAACTcccccaggagctgggctgtCGCTGCGTACAGCAGCGCTGTCTGCAGCACGTGCAGATGCGTCTAAGGCCCCTTGTAGCTAACGCAGCAATCGGTAGCACCGAAACCACGGCAGCACTGGCTTCCACAAAGGGCTAAAGAAATTCACTTGCGACACTGGATACACATTCTTCCCACCACCACGTGGCTTTTTCTACCCTCCCCACGTTTCTAGTTTCAAGCTTTCTGTCTCAGGATACTCCACACTACATCTGCTGGCACCTCCAACATCCGTGCTAATCGATCCCCTGACAGCGAGCACAAGAAATATCCTTTTTAACTGCTGCAAGGtaaattcttcttttaaaaaagctaatTCTAACATTAGTAAGTTTTCATTATAGTTTAACCCCCAAAATACCTTTaaggcatttttaaacaaaacctttgATACAAAGTAGTCTCAACTTGAACTTTAAAACAGCGGAATGTAATTCAGGTTTTAATTACcaatatattctttttcttttaataaaagataATACATGAATTAAGGTACAATACCTACTTTTTTAaccattttgtctttttgtttaaCACGGTTTAGATTTTCAGTATAGGAAAATATTCCTGAgttattctttccttcttttttccctccacaaaGCAGCTTGTCTGAAGTGGAACAAGATGTGTCTTTTTGCTGGTCTAGgtaattttctgttgaaaagaggttgaagaaacatttactttgatttttattccCCCACATGCCAGAACTTACTAAATTTTTCATCATATAAGTGAACTAACTTCtatgtttttcatattttctgtcatttttattcTAAGCCTGATACATTTTCTCATTTACTGGATATGTGTttggtttggagttttttttatTGGCCGTTACTGTCCTGCAAAGTAATACCTATTCATATCTGCTATGACCAAACACAAGGTATTGTCCTGGCTTCCAAGGTGGCTGTGGCATAAACAGCACTTGCGTTAACACCGCTAATTAAAGGGGGAGGTGGTCACTGAAACATAGAAAACAAGTCAACACACCAAACTCATTTCGCATTGCAAACATACCACCTTGTTTCAGAAACTGATAAAAGAGCCATCTTAAAACTGTTTAGGCTTCTAGTGGAAGGTTATTTTgagctatttctttttaaaatgccctCCTAATTGTCAGTTTCACATATGCAAGTACGTGTATGAAAATCATTGTGTGTTCAGTTCTGAAAATGTGTGAgatgtttctatttttactCGCAGAACATACTGAAGGACAAAAGTGGTTCTGCGGTTCCATGTGGAACAGGTGCATATCAGAGATACTGCTAACGTTCgttctcttaaaaaataaacattcgATACATTAAAAACTATTCAGAATACTTACCTTGTACCTTTGATTGAGGAGCATGGCACTTCTTATTAAATTTACAGGGTTGTGACGAATAGCCCTTTTTCAAAGCATCCAGTGTTCTATTTGGGAGACAGTGCTTCTTGCTTAGTCGGTTCAACTGAGCATATCCATGTACGTGCCTCCCTCTGTACCTGCATTGCCAATGGCGttgaaagggtaaaaaaatatgtgctatttaaaagcagcaagagTTGAATAATACCACATCATCAGGTAACTTTAAGCCTAACAGCATTTTATTACTGTGAAGGAGGTGTTCGTTTATGTTGACTCAAAAAAATATCAGGATTTTAGGCAAGAcacccaaaattattttattaaattttcccTCGGTAGGATTCAGTAAATCCTTGGCTTGCTAAGAGAAAAGGATTCAGGaataacagaatattttttctatatctggaattttaaaacaacataCTTCATAAAGACTTGAATTGCATAGGAATCACCTGAGACTGCATAGTTGtttgctattttccttttcatctcaCTTCTGATGTGAAGTGAAATTAATTCATCTTATTCATCACTAGTGAACAACGTAAGTATTCCAGTTATTTAGAAAACTCATGCTGAATaatccagctctgctctgttttctaCTCTAGCTGATCTTTCAGTAACTCTTAATGATCGAGACCAATGTACATTGGAAGGTCCCATTCCGATATCAATAGAATCAGTCACTATACACAGAGTaataagcaaaaccaaaaggatgTGCTCACTCAGATGTTTGGTgtgttagaaaaatatattacatttaaGAATTAATAGTTTAGCCAGTTAGCTACTAATATGTATGACCGGAGCTTTCAGGACCCTTAATTGAGTCCCTGTACTTATTTGATATAGCCAAATAAATTCTGAGaccagcagggaaaaaaaataaccacaaaccaaaacaaaaaaaccacccaaaaacaaaaccagaaagaagtCCTAGAAGAATGGCACTAAACTGGACGACATAGACCTTAGTCTTCTATTTTTGTTCTTATGATCCTTCCAAATTGCGGCACCTTTTGTCAGACTAGACATGGTGATTCAGTTACTCACACTGATTTGTCCACAAGGGAGTCACTGTGTCTGATTTggtcatgaaataaaataagaggGATATATGCACACAATATGTGTTTCTTATTGAAGCAATCCCTCAGACATTCTGCCACCCCACACTCTTGACAGATTAGAGGCTAAATCTTCCACTAAATCTTCCcattaaatacagagaaagcTGTGCTGATGGTTACAATATGCTTTTGATAGTTTTATACTCAAATTCTTACTGCGTTTTATTTAAACCAAATGATCCTTCAAACTACAGATGTTTTTGGTAGTTTGTGTTAGAACTTGGTATTTATTCTAGTGCATTCTCTTGTGAATGCAAGTTGAGGATGTAGTTCTTCTGAGGGTAAAAGGCTCTCACATACTGCTTTTAGCTGTAAAAGGATTAAAAGTAAAGTATGTTGGTTCCCTTCAAACAAAAGTAAATGCTGACAATTTTGACAGTAAGAATCATATCTAAAGCATAACGAGAGTCAGCTGACCAGCCATCATCTTTCTTTGGTATTTGTCTGTTTTGcttagaaaaatctgttcttgaTAGCAAACAAGATATTAATAGTTTTTATCGTTTACCTTTGTGAAACTGCTGCAACGCGGGAATAGCTCTTTCcgagagatttatttttcccccagttttgACAAGGTTGAATTTTGGGGAtgactttattttctgtggacTTTTTACATACACTGTAGCAAAATTACGTCTCTATCTGGGGAAGGTGAAAACCATATTCCTTACCATTTTGGGGTGACtttaatctttttctgtttgtggctCCTCTTGAGTTTATTTGCTGagagtttttcctttttgcaaactactgttttcttcttttgctctgaaatatttttgaaagcaccgccaggagctgctgagctTAACTGTCgagaataatggaaaaaaaataattacattaaaattgtGCATCACTGTAACAGAGATTGGAAATCTCTGGTCGTTTTAAATAGCATTGAAGAGCATAGAGTAGTTAAATAGCACAACTCTGAACTTTTCCTAGAATTTGTGGGTTAGTTTTTTCTAAAGACTTTGTCCATCTACTttggtaaaataaaattaaatcaacTCACTGCTTTTGTGGATCTTCTTtcatatgtgtatgtgtatgttcTTTCATATTCTTCTTCCTATATAAAAAGTAAGCTTAGTCTTACAGAGCCGTTCTAGGATCTGTACAGATAGACTAGTCTATCTTTACttacctgaaaaagaaaagctttcaagCCTTAAACACTTTACAGGGTATGAATGCAATTTGGTTTTGTTGGCATTTCAGTGTATCTAAATGATGAGAGATCAAGTACACAGTCTGTGACTCCGAGTATCACCAAGTACAATGAAGTCTTGACATTAATGGCCTACTTAAGTCCTACTCTAATTCAActattcatttaaaatgaaaacagttaaaTACATAGGCTGTTACAGAAGACTATAAAATATATGGGGAATGAtcaagaaatagaaatacacTCTTCTCACTAGACAGCATGTCTACTGAAATTCCCAAGAGAAACTTAAATATTCACACAAAAGTATGTATTTTCATGCATCAAATGAATATGTAACTTCTCTTATAAAACCCTAAATTGTAAATTCTGTATCAACAAATCCCTTTAAATGTCCATAAATGTACTTTTgataattcttttatttctctaagGGGGGGGTGTCAGCCAATTACACCCTCTCACAAAAGGAAATAGGATTATTAATATTACCTCCTGCATCTGTGGTCCTTTAGAAAAGGATGAAACCAATGTTTTTAAACTCCTGTTTGTTAATCCATAGGCCACagtcttgcaaatatttttcattttgaaaatagaaatatcGTATTTTGACAGCGTGCGTTCGTCGCTAGATCCCTTGTCACAGGTATGCATGGACGAATAAGCAGAGTCTGCATTCCCCTTCTGCtcagcaggcagaggaaggcTTCTTGTTAAACAACACCAAGTTAATCGAGGTTCAGCATTTAGTGATGGGAAGGAGCTCTTCATACTTGACACTGTTAAACTTCCAGAGCAGCAAGTCAGATCATTGTGGGGTAGCACTGGCAATCCTTTACTGTGAGTGGTGAGAGTGTGGCAACAAAAACTGCCAAAGGAATGGCAAAAATAAGTGGGGTTGTCTGTTGAGCTCTGAGAATGCTGCGTATCCTGCAGTGCTGGTGAAACGTCCTTAAGGATGCCTGGGCTTCCACCTCCATCCCATCCCGCGACTGTTGGCTCTGCACTGCTGCTAGAAGCTGATGTCATTATCAGAGAGTCACTTCCTGAGCAAAGATGATGTAAAaccttcttctcttctttgaTATCAGCTGATATGAAAAAACCACTTGTGTACAGAGAAGTAAAGcgtattttcttctttggggTCTGTGTAGAGGAAGTAGTTATGCTCATGCACTtctcttctgtttgcctttgataatttaatttatttttgttctgtttgtttttccaaacaTCTCTCAAAATATCCTGCTCCCTGAAGCTTTGGTTATAAAAGCTGTTGTCTGCTGTAGCTAAGATATTTGTTGTTTCTGAATTGACCTGTGAACAAAGCACTGGAGTCTTCCAGTTTGCCTGTACGTTCCATCGTAGCTCTCCTTTGCCAGCCTTTTGTCTCACTTCAACTTTTAAAGGGGACCAAACCACATCATTAGAATGAAAGCCGAGTGACCCGCTGCTGGAAGGGCAGGGGGGGGTGGTTAAGGTGTCTGTCACAGATGTGCAAGGTGTAATCTTCTGTTCTGATCTAAGCAAAAGCGACAAATCTGAGGCTCTCTTGTCTTGTGGCAATTTAAGGATGTATTTTGgagaaaaggcattttgttGTGGGACTGGAGTTAAAGGACCAGATTGCAGATGATGGATTTTAGAAGGCATGTCAACAGCATTGTCACTGAAAAGTGGTACTTGTGCTCCTGTTTTCGCAAGACATGTTTTGACATCTTTATCTGTTGCATTGTGCAAGGCAGAATTGCAGTCACTTCCCCTTAATTCAGGCCCTAAAAATCCCACAAAAGAAGCTTCCGAGATACCTGCTGAATGCGAAAGAGGGTTAACATCACTATCATTAAGAGCTTTTGTGGGGAGTTTGATTGTTTTCATATTCTCCACATTCTCAGTACCGCCAGTGGATTCATTAATCTCTGTGCTTAATATTTGCTCCTCTACTTTACTAGAGAATTTCACGGATGCTGTGGAAGGACACTGAGTGCTGGTGCAATAGATTCTCTCCGCTTCATGTACTGCATTGTTTTCACTAGTGGGAGAAGGGTAGGACTTTGAAAGAATGTTTTGTGACTTTTCCACttcaaatttcagcttttttctttctgatggtAAATTCTGGGATTTCCCTGCAGCTTCTCTGTTGTTGTTGCAATGGATCCACAGGGGCGTCAGGGCGTGCTGGCCAGTTTCCTTATTCCTGCTATGGTTTCCATAATTGCTGGAAGTGCTTTTACAATCTGATCCAAACGTACTGGTTTCTTTCCCAGGGCTTGATTTTACCCATTTGCTACTCTGTACTGGCAAGCACTCATCATTCCTTCTGTTAGTGCTCAGCTGACACTGAGTAGTTTGCAGCCTGAGCTCACAACTGCTGTTGCCACCTCTGGATTTATCTTTGTCACTGCCACTGAGGTCTTGGGAAGTTTTGCTCATTACAGTATGTGCACTAGTGTTTACTGAATGTGATGTCTCCATTACGCAGGTTACATTGTCTGCAGTTTCCTCAGAGGACGCATTCTTTAGAATATGTTTACTGTTAGTACAGGTTTCTGATATACCAGTGTTTAAACCTGTTGTCACAGGGGAGGAAAGGCTGTCGCTAACAGGGCTCCTGCCATCTCTTCCCTCACTAATTTCAGTACTGCTGACTGATTGCTTTGAATCAGGAGAGAAGCTTGTAATATTTGTAATCTTATTCCCcctttgtttaattttcttggcattttgactgcttttcattttttggtagattttcttaaatgtttcatCTCCATACATTTGCCATTTCTCTTGAGAGAACATCTTTAACTTCCTTTGGttgtgtttcttatttttagcaCTGGTTACTTCTCCAGCCCCAAGCCTTCTACTCCCTTGCATCTCCTCTGACAGAGGAGGATGATCGACCACATTACTTAGTGGCAAATCATCCACTGCTGTTTGTCTGACTAGAGCGCGGGGATGGCTATTAGGAAAATCCACTGAATTTGCAGCGAGATTGTTGCTAGGCAGCACACTAGCGCTGCCAGTATTTACAGACTGCTTAGTAAGTGAAAGTGGTTTTGAGCAACCTGCTTTGTCATGAAGCATTCTCGTGCCCTCCACAAAGGGCAAAGAGTTGCTTCGTGTAACAGGCACGGCGTCTATCGTTGTGGAGAACTGGGTGGGGACTGAATGAAAAAACATTGGCTTGCATTTTTCTAGGGGTGCAAAGGTAGATTTTGCTGAACAAAGTGAAAGattctttttcctatttacaTCACAAGTTCTGATGTCAAAATGGAAAGAGTCTTTGTATGTATAAGGCATTGGCAGGTCGATGCTCCCCTGTTTAGAAAGGACAGTTTTTCTGGGCCTAACGTTGTCTAACTGGGTATCATCCACCACACTTTTGTTATGAGAAATAAGTTTTGCAATATGTTCTTCCAGCCTCTTTTTCTCTAGCATCAAGGCTGAAGTTTTCTCAGCTGCATCGAGCTTTGCACTGCTTCCGGAGGTACACCTTAAGCTGCTGAAGGCAGTTTCATTTTCCAGTTCTGTGCTGTGTTCACAGAGACTATGCAACGGGCTGGATGATGCCATCTGTTGTTCAGTACTATCGGAGCGTGACAGATACCCTGAGTCAGTGCTCTCACACTTCTTTAGCTTGCAGTCAAATGGCTTGTAATCccactgtttttctgaagaggtTGCTTGCTGCCTTTGCAACTGAATATGCTTATTGGCAGTTGGAGTTCTTTGGTCCTGTATCTTCTTTCTCTGGCACTGGCTGTTTGGCAAAGCTCCTGGAGATGACAAACTTTGAGGTTCCCTTTCAGGAATGCCCTGATTAGCCTTTGAACTAAAGGACTGATTCATTGTTTCTTGATTTTCTGAAGCAAATGATGAATTGCTTGTTGCCAGCAGTGAAAGGGCATTAAGTTTCTTAGTGTCTGATACAGCACTGGTCTCTGAACTCGTTTGTTTCATCTGTATCCCCTTGTCTTCACAGGTGGTACTAAGCAGTTTGCTGCCTTGATGTGACATGATGCTCTCTGTTAATTTCTCGTTTTGCTCCAGGATGCCACTGTTGTCAGAGTCTGAGGGCAGCCTGGTGTTATTGACGTGTGTTTGAGTTCTTCTGTGTTTATACAAATTGCTTTGAGTTTTAAATGCAATGCCACAAGTGGTGCATGGAAAGGGCCTCTCTCCCGTGTGAGAGCGAATATGTTTCTCAAGGACACTTGGCTTCAAACAATCTCGTCCACAGTGTTTGCAGATATATTTCCCAGCTTTTTTTGATTTTCCTGGGCTTC harbors:
- the ZNF831 gene encoding zinc finger protein 831; its protein translation is MSIWQITFQMEAQKHPAFTAALADRPVPTSSLQPAQGSSDLSQGSAIPQQEQALSQPVYLKALTIPLYQPVQAGCFQPNSQLVTGRSCVHLESSNIPLILNPLVPSEGTDQPPSVFQKQLGQTLTLNIVSTLPVLSSPNSCVNASLGSPGKSKKAGKYICKHCGRDCLKPSVLEKHIRSHTGERPFPCTTCGIAFKTQSNLYKHRRTQTHVNNTRLPSDSDNSGILEQNEKLTESIMSHQGSKLLSTTCEDKGIQMKQTSSETSAVSDTKKLNALSLLATSNSSFASENQETMNQSFSSKANQGIPEREPQSLSSPGALPNSQCQRKKIQDQRTPTANKHIQLQRQQATSSEKQWDYKPFDCKLKKCESTDSGYLSRSDSTEQQMASSSPLHSLCEHSTELENETAFSSLRCTSGSSAKLDAAEKTSALMLEKKRLEEHIAKLISHNKSVVDDTQLDNVRPRKTVLSKQGSIDLPMPYTYKDSFHFDIRTCDVNRKKNLSLCSAKSTFAPLEKCKPMFFHSVPTQFSTTIDAVPVTRSNSLPFVEGTRMLHDKAGCSKPLSLTKQSVNTGSASVLPSNNLAANSVDFPNSHPRALVRQTAVDDLPLSNVVDHPPLSEEMQGSRRLGAGEVTSAKNKKHNQRKLKMFSQEKWQMYGDETFKKIYQKMKSSQNAKKIKQRGNKITNITSFSPDSKQSVSSTEISEGRDGRSPVSDSLSSPVTTGLNTGISETCTNSKHILKNASSEETADNVTCVMETSHSVNTSAHTVMSKTSQDLSGSDKDKSRGGNSSCELRLQTTQCQLSTNRRNDECLPVQSSKWVKSSPGKETSTFGSDCKSTSSNYGNHSRNKETGQHALTPLWIHCNNNREAAGKSQNLPSERKKLKFEVEKSQNILSKSYPSPTSENNAVHEAERIYCTSTQCPSTASVKFSSKVEEQILSTEINESTGGTENVENMKTIKLPTKALNDSDVNPLSHSAGISEASFVGFLGPELRGSDCNSALHNATDKDVKTCLAKTGAQVPLFSDNAVDMPSKIHHLQSGPLTPVPQQNAFSPKYILKLPQDKRASDLSLLLRSEQKITPCTSVTDTLTTPPCPSSSGSLGFHSNDVVWSPLKVEVRQKAGKGELRWNVQANWKTPVLCSQVNSETTNILATADNSFYNQSFREQDILRDVWKNKQNKNKLNYQRQTEEKCMSITTSSTQTPKKKIRFTSLYTSGFFISADIKEEKKVLHHLCSGSDSLIMTSASSSSAEPTVAGWDGGGSPGILKDVSPALQDTQHSQSSTDNPTYFCHSFGSFCCHTLTTHSKGLPVLPHNDLTCCSGSLTVSSMKSSFPSLNAEPRLTWCCLTRSLPLPAEQKGNADSAYSSMHTCDKGSSDERTLSKYDISIFKMKNICKTVAYGLTNRSLKTLVSSFSKGPQMQEEEEYERTYTYTYERRSTKALSSAAPGGAFKNISEQKKKTVVCKKEKLSANKLKRSHKQKKIKVTPKWYRGRHVHGYAQLNRLSKKHCLPNRTLDALKKGYSSQPCKFNKKCHAPQSKVQENYLDQQKDTSCSTSDKLLCGGKKEGKNNSGIFSYTENLNRVKQKDKMVKKDISGQIRDHTRTNFSFQNITAPLGISVTAHSFSSTVNTATQQASSDVEIGCLVTQPLVLQRSAPGEPQPTVQSDSMASCWSCPSDFTKTGRGDQLDSTNSETTAPLSLHLEASQENTLNAESEGQRFGTLDLVIQASGREKPPTEENAESSPSENSTPSSQPGCSRLFGSKAEPLPESDTRAKLPSTEYAERANFSHKTLDLHGSADKNGTHLQSNSYGRPHQRATTTAFKKTPMALRSPEFKTYSATPSKTYKKRGLEMMRKQTRVEYDDTSSDDEDRLVIEI